The following are encoded together in the Phycisphaerae bacterium genome:
- a CDS encoding replication-associated recombination protein A, whose translation MDLFSQQRKDAFNRVQPLAVSMRPRTLEEFVGQEHFLGPGKLLRRLLAADRLSSAIFYGPPGTGKTTLAHIIAGKTQAAFIEVNAAAVGVKEVRGILEEAKERLASTGKRTVLFLDEIHRFNRAQQDILLNDVENGLIILIGATTENPFFTVNSPLVSRSQIFQFEPLTKEHIRILLRRAVADPERGLGRYKVEIQQEAIEHWATTCDGDARRALLAMEVAVLSQIDSTTSEASNPIVVDLKVAEESIQRKAITYDGSGDEHYDAASALIKSMRGSDPDAAVYWLARMLEAGEDPRFIARRVAICAAEDVGNADPHALVVANAAAQVTLLVGMPECQLVLSQAVIYIACAPKSNASAAAIWTATKDVREARTIPVPKHLRDSHYRGAARMGHGTGYKYAHDYQGGFVEQDYLGVDKTYYTPTDRGHEAVIRAYLASLANQTEKRPGGPLGGSKENRPREIGTDDSR comes from the coding sequence ATGGACTTGTTTTCTCAACAGAGAAAGGACGCTTTCAACCGGGTCCAGCCGTTGGCCGTTTCAATGCGCCCCCGCACACTGGAAGAGTTCGTCGGTCAGGAACACTTTCTCGGCCCGGGGAAGCTCCTGCGACGCCTCCTGGCGGCGGACCGCCTTAGCAGCGCCATTTTCTACGGCCCACCGGGTACCGGGAAAACCACGCTGGCCCATATCATCGCCGGAAAAACCCAAGCTGCGTTCATCGAAGTGAACGCCGCGGCGGTTGGCGTGAAGGAGGTCCGGGGGATCCTGGAAGAGGCCAAAGAACGGCTTGCCAGCACTGGCAAGCGTACTGTCCTGTTTCTGGATGAGATCCACCGGTTCAACCGTGCTCAGCAGGATATCTTGCTTAACGACGTCGAGAACGGTCTCATCATCCTGATCGGAGCAACAACGGAAAACCCATTCTTCACCGTCAACTCGCCCTTGGTATCTCGCAGCCAGATCTTTCAGTTCGAGCCCCTGACCAAAGAGCATATCCGCATTCTGCTGCGTCGTGCGGTGGCCGATCCGGAGCGGGGCCTTGGCCGATACAAGGTCGAGATCCAACAGGAGGCCATTGAGCACTGGGCGACGACCTGTGACGGAGACGCACGCAGAGCGCTACTCGCGATGGAGGTCGCTGTTCTGTCACAAATTGATTCAACAACATCTGAAGCGTCGAACCCAATCGTCGTTGACCTCAAAGTAGCTGAGGAGTCGATCCAGCGGAAGGCGATCACTTACGATGGAAGCGGAGATGAGCATTATGACGCTGCCAGTGCGCTCATCAAGAGCATGAGGGGCAGCGATCCCGATGCAGCCGTCTACTGGTTGGCCCGCATGCTGGAAGCGGGCGAAGATCCCCGATTCATCGCTCGTCGAGTAGCCATTTGTGCCGCGGAAGACGTGGGCAACGCCGACCCCCATGCCCTCGTGGTAGCCAATGCCGCAGCCCAAGTCACCCTTTTGGTCGGCATGCCCGAATGTCAACTGGTGCTCAGCCAAGCCGTGATCTATATCGCCTGTGCCCCAAAATCGAACGCCTCAGCCGCAGCCATCTGGACGGCCACCAAGGATGTTCGGGAGGCCCGGACCATTCCTGTCCCAAAGCACCTCCGCGATTCACATTATCGGGGAGCGGCCAGAATGGGACACGGAACGGGCTATAAGTACGCCCACGACTACCAGGGCGGTTTTGTGGAGCAAGATTATCTCGGCGTCGATAAAACCTATTACACCCCGACCGACCGGGGGCACGAAGCCGTGATACGCGCTTACTTGGCTTCGCTGGCTAACCAGACGGAAAAACGTCCAGGCGGGCCGCTTGGTGGTTCCAAAGAAAACCGACCCCGCGAGATCGGAACTGACGATTCAAGATGA
- a CDS encoding 5-formyltetrahydrofolate cyclo-ligase, producing MKPATTPDHDASKKELRQRLRQVLDGISSEELSHRSHLACNKLIATSVYEQSDVIMVFLSLPREVDTTPLVLHAWRDGKRVLAPKVNWDQRRMLPIEIVSLTDNIIGGAMGLREPVEGTPFPVEQIDLVVVPGLGFDLKGNRIGRGRGFYDRFLKHEGWKGTSCGLALEDQVVEHVPMSEHDATVDMLVTDAAVRVFRK from the coding sequence ATGAAGCCGGCAACTACGCCCGATCACGACGCCTCAAAGAAAGAACTCAGGCAACGGCTGCGGCAGGTCCTGGACGGTATTTCGTCTGAAGAGTTGAGTCACCGCTCTCATTTGGCGTGCAATAAGCTCATCGCCACCTCGGTCTACGAGCAGTCTGATGTCATCATGGTTTTCCTGTCACTGCCTCGCGAGGTGGATACGACACCTCTGGTGCTACATGCTTGGCGGGATGGCAAACGGGTTCTGGCTCCAAAGGTGAACTGGGATCAACGACGGATGTTACCGATTGAGATTGTCTCTTTGACCGACAATATCATTGGGGGGGCGATGGGTCTGCGCGAACCGGTCGAGGGCACGCCCTTTCCCGTCGAGCAGATCGATCTGGTGGTCGTGCCGGGCCTCGGTTTCGACCTCAAAGGAAACAGGATCGGACGGGGGAGAGGTTTTTACGACCGGTTCCTGAAGCACGAGGGCTGGAAAGGTACCTCTTGCGGCTTGGCTCTTGAAGACCAGGTGGTGGAACACGTGCCGATGAGCGAGCACGATGCAACGGTCGATATGTTGGTGACCGACGCGGCCGTCCGGGTTTTTCGGAAGTAG